The Bicyclus anynana chromosome Z, ilBicAnyn1.1, whole genome shotgun sequence genome window below encodes:
- the LOC112054410 gene encoding pyruvate dehydrogenase [acetyl-transferring]-phosphatase 1, mitochondrial, with translation MHCSNISIVFNTCLKIDRSLRQKLSSIWYKGYIFGNRPRFFHSAPTVCQTQKDDVEVLLTPQEVTVILRKNEFNKDFSHGSVKSYDSNQLQSNDPIEDTRCEAQCKMTPGLLMGVFDGHGGPACAQVVSKRLLKYIAAALLPHNLLQNYIKQEPRELIIDTFNDRAEIVQDLKLVYDKSFNEYLNKLSESVKDDTNIELCLEKGIMHLDEDISREVIEPFKDNGTINHKTLSVALSGAVACISYIDGPHMHVANVGDCNAVVGTMTEDNEWIAKKITKEHNTENYDELKRIWNEHPEEERKTVIRRDRLLGELAPLRSLGDCRYKWSAEILAEVAVPLIGQKAIPANYYTPPYLTAKPDIYYHRLTPKDKFLIIASDGLWDMMTPLQAVKLVGEHMKGKVFFNPLKLPKKNIQLGDINELLMHRKESLKSKPKDRNAATHLIRHAIGGTEYGVDHSRLAHLLSLSSDVSRMFRDDMTVTIVYFDSEFLRQCPA, from the exons atgcattgttcaaatattagtatagtttttaataCATGCCTAAAAATAGATCGCAGCTTGAGACAAAAATTATCAAGCATTTGGTACAAAGGTTACATTTTTGGCAATAGACCCCGTTTTTTCCATTCAGCACCTACTGTGTGTCAAACCCAGAAGGATGATGTTGAAGTGCTCTTAACACCGCAAGAa GTGACAGTAATTCTTcgtaaaaatgaatttaataaagatttctcacaTGGCTCAGTCAAATCATATGATTCCAATCAGTTGCAGTCAAATGACCCAATTGAAGATACTCGATGTGAAGCACAGTGCAAGATGACACCAG GTTTACTGATGGGAGTTTTTGATGGGCATGGTGGTCCAGCGTGCGCTCAAGTTGTGTCTAAGCGGCTTCTCAAATACATTGCTGCTGCTCTTCTACCCCACAATCTGCTGCAAAACTATATCAAACAAGAACCTAGAGAGTTAATAATAGATACTTTTAACGACAGG gctGAAATTGTGCAAGACCTTAAATTAGTCTATGATAAAAGTTTCAAtgaatatttgaataaactctcAGAGTCTGTCAAAGATGATACAAATATCGAGTTATGTTTGGAAAAGGGCATTATGCATTTAGATGAAGATATTTCAAGGGAAGTCATAGAACCCTTTAAAGATAATGGCACTATTAATCACAAAACACTCTCAGTAGCACTGTCAGGTGCAGTGGCATGCATATCTTACATAGACGGGCCACATATGCATGTAGCTAATGTAGGCGATTGTAATGCTGTTGTAGGTACAATGACTGAGGATAATGAGTGGATagccaaaaaaattacaaaagaacataatacggaaaaTTACGATGAATTGAAGAGGATATGGAACGAACATCCTGAGGAGGAACGTAAAACTGTGATACGTAGGGATAGACTTTTAGGTGAACTAGCACCCTTACGAAGTCTGGGGGACTGTAGGTATAAGTGGTCAGCTGAGATTTTAGCTGAAGTTGCAGTGCCTTTAATCGGTCAAAAAGCCATCCCTGCAAATTATTATACGCCGCCTTATCTTACTGCCAAACCAGATATTTATTATCACCGTCTAACACCAAAGGATAAGTTCCTAATTATAGCGTCTGACGGCTTGTGGGATATGATGACGCCATTGCAAGCGGTAAAACTAGTTGGAGAACATATGAAAGGAAAAGTGTTTTTTAATCCTCTTAAACTTCCTAAAAAGAATATTCAACTTGGAGATATAAATGAGCTTCTTATGCATAGAAAAGAGAGTTTAAAAAGCAAACCAAAAGATAGGAATGCGGCTACGCATCTCATCAGACATGCTATTGGAGGTACTGAATATGGGGTGGACCATTCTAGGTTGGCACATTTACTAAGCTTATCATCTGATGTTAGTCGAATGTTTAGAGATGACATGACTGTTACGATTGTTTACTTTGATTCAGAATTTCTGAGACAGTGTCCagcgtaa